In the Rhipicephalus microplus isolate Deutch F79 unplaced genomic scaffold, USDA_Rmic scaffold_90, whole genome shotgun sequence genome, one interval contains:
- the LOC119184152 gene encoding monocarboxylate transporter 12-B yields the protein MTTGLLEKKGSSAAPGQQANPYQDTFRSWVVGVACAWNFFWLTLVNRSSGILFVAILDVFNVSRQEAAWSFSLIDTLASFTIIVCSVVYKVVDTRELSIIGSLIVSGACMLCFLAFRVQVITVVLGTIIGIGQGMMYFCNTIVINQYFKRHRASGNGIYFAGGTLSSFFFPPMLFSIINTYGLRTTLLFLGAISLNAIPGSMLLESPYSRMRRIDRHKKLRLVAVDNECTPEKIKLPVERAGNSNVEEKLERWFRSQLAVFAFLRRPIFYVIVFTGITFSFSFVVFPVTIVDFAISRGVARHRAALLLTSFSTGDLVGRLFSGVLTDRKLLRKDHMMVLTYAVWSAAFFALPVCNSYELTFAVTVALGMAVGSGGIFNTVLLADYLGVRVMPTTFAMYRMVLGIISLIRPFFIGYFRDRIGTYDGLYFLLGAYSFLIALIWIVISIVQYSRGTKKYNLK from the exons ATGACGACCGGGCTCCTGGAGAAGAAGGGCTCGTCGGCGGCGCCCGGCCAGCAGGCGAACCCCTACCAGGACACGTTCCGCAGTTGGGTGGTGGGCGTGGCATGCGCCTGGAACTTCTTCTGGCTGACGCTGGTGAACCGCTCTAGTGGCATCCTCTTCGTGGCCATCCTGGACGTGTTCAACGTGAGCCGCCAGGAGGCCGCCTGGTCTTTCAGCCTCATAGACACGCTGGCCAGCTTCACCA TCATTGTGTGCAGCGTGGTGTACAAGGTGGTGGAcacgcgagagctgtccatcatCGGATCGCTCATAGTGTCCGGAGCCTGCATGCTCTGCTTCCTGGCCTTTCGGGTCCAGGTAATTACAGTCGTTCTGGGAACCATCATAG GCATTGGCCAAGGCATGATGTACTTCTGCAACACGATCGTGATCAACCAGTACTTCAAGCGACACCGAGCATCGGGCAACGGCATCTACTTTGCCGGAGGCACGCTCAGCTCGTTCTTCTTCCCGCCCATGCTCTTCAGCATCATCAACACGTACGGGCTGCGAACCACGCTCCTCTTCCTGGGCGCCATCTCGCTGAACGCCATCCCGGGCTCGATGCTGCTCGAGTCGCCGTACAGCCGCATGCGGCGCATCGACCGCCACAAGAAGCTGCGGCTCGTCGCCGTCGACAACGAGTGCACGCCCGAGAAGATCAAGTTGCCCGTGGAGCGCGCCGGCAACAGCAACGTCGAGGAGAAGCTCGAGCGCTGGTTCCGCAGCCAGCTGGCCGTGTTCGCGTTCCTGCGGCGGCCCATCTTCTACGTGATCGTCTTCACGGGCATCACCTTCTCCTTCTCGTTCGTCGTGTTCCCGGTGACCATCGTGGACTTCGCCATCAGCCGCGGCGTGGCCAGGCATCGCGCCGCCCTGCTGCTCACCAGCTTCTCGACGGGCGACCTGGTGGGCCGCCTGTTCAGTGGCGTGCTAACCGACCGCAAGCTGCTGCGCAAGGACCACATGATGGTGCTTACGTACGCCGTCTGGAGTGCCGCCTTCTTCGCGCTGCCCGTGTGCAACAGCTACGAGCTCACTTTCGCCGTCACGGTGGCACTGGGCATGGCCGTCGGCAGCGGAGGCATCTTCAACACGGTGCTGCTGGCAGACTACCTGGGCGTGCGGGTCATGCCAACAACGTTCGCCATGTACCGCATGGTGCTGGGCATCATCTCTCTCATCCGGCCTTTCTTCATCG